The following proteins are encoded in a genomic region of Actinomadura sp. NAK00032:
- the hisF gene encoding imidazole glycerol phosphate synthase subunit HisF codes for MTVAVRVIPCLDVDAGRVVKGVNFQNLRDAGDPVELARRYDAEGADELTFLDITASSADRSTTYEVVRRTAEQVFIPLTVGGGVRTVEDVDRLLRAGADKVSINTAAIARPEFLREAAHRFGSQCVVLSVDARRAAGTESGFEVTTHGGREGTGIDAVEWARRGEQLGVGEILLNSMDADGTKAGFDLEMLRRVRETVSVPVIASGGAGAAAHFAPAVAAGADAVLAASVFHFGELTISEVKSALREAGNPVR; via the coding sequence GTGACCGTCGCCGTGCGGGTGATCCCGTGCCTGGACGTCGACGCCGGGCGCGTGGTCAAGGGCGTCAACTTCCAGAACCTGCGGGACGCCGGCGACCCGGTGGAGCTCGCGCGCCGCTACGACGCCGAGGGCGCCGACGAGCTGACGTTCCTGGACATCACCGCCTCCAGCGCCGACCGGTCCACGACCTACGAGGTGGTGCGCCGCACCGCCGAGCAGGTGTTCATCCCGCTGACGGTCGGCGGCGGCGTCCGGACCGTCGAGGACGTCGACCGGCTGCTGCGCGCGGGCGCCGACAAGGTGTCGATCAACACCGCCGCGATCGCGCGGCCGGAGTTCCTGCGGGAGGCCGCGCACCGCTTCGGGTCGCAGTGCGTGGTGCTGTCGGTGGACGCCCGGCGCGCCGCCGGCACCGAGTCGGGGTTCGAGGTCACCACGCACGGCGGCCGCGAGGGGACCGGCATCGACGCCGTCGAGTGGGCCCGCCGCGGCGAGCAGCTGGGGGTCGGGGAGATCCTGCTGAACTCCATGGACGCCGACGGCACCAAGGCCGGCTTCGACCTGGAGATGCTCCGCCGCGTCCGGGAGACCGTGTCGGTGCCGGTGATCGCCAGCGGCGGCGCCGGCGCCGCCGCGCACTTCGCCCCCGCCGTGGCGGCGGGCGCGGACGCCGTCCTCGCCGCGAGCGTCTTCCACTTCGGCGAGCTGACGATCTCCGAGGTGAAGTCGGCGCTGCGCGAGGCGGGCAACCCGGTGCGCTGA
- a CDS encoding acyl-CoA dehydrogenase — MELLEETANEILAGGRPWAALAESGLALVGVPEEAGGSGGTLADAATVLRAAGYHAAPVPLAETGWLAGRLLAEAGLPVPAGILTAASGTLSGTLRRVPWARDADRIVVLAGGVVAVVDPARARITEGANVAGEPRDDVDLSGVRAEVSAPCPVDAAELRRRGALARAVQLTGAMARALDLSVRYAGEREQFGRPLGRFQAVQQMLAELAGEATVADVAVRAAVRDPGDPVAVAAAKANASRAAGAVAAIAHQLHGALGVTEEHVLHKVTLRLGAWREEYGSETAWADDLGAAAAAAPDPWAFITGP; from the coding sequence ATGGAGCTGCTGGAGGAGACCGCGAACGAGATCCTGGCCGGTGGCCGGCCGTGGGCGGCGCTGGCGGAGTCCGGGCTGGCGCTGGTCGGGGTGCCGGAGGAGGCGGGCGGCAGCGGCGGGACCCTCGCCGACGCCGCGACCGTGCTCCGCGCGGCCGGGTACCACGCCGCCCCCGTCCCGCTCGCCGAGACGGGCTGGCTCGCCGGGCGGCTCCTCGCCGAGGCGGGCCTGCCGGTCCCCGCCGGAATCCTGACGGCGGCCTCCGGAACGCTGAGCGGAACGCTGCGCCGGGTCCCCTGGGCGCGCGACGCGGACCGCATCGTCGTCCTGGCCGGCGGCGTCGTCGCGGTCGTCGACCCCGCCCGCGCGCGGATCACCGAGGGCGCGAACGTGGCGGGCGAGCCGCGCGACGACGTCGACCTGTCCGGGGTGCGGGCGGAGGTCTCGGCGCCGTGCCCGGTGGACGCGGCGGAGCTGCGGCGGCGCGGGGCGCTGGCGCGGGCGGTGCAGCTGACCGGCGCGATGGCGCGGGCCCTCGACCTGTCGGTCCGGTACGCGGGCGAGCGCGAGCAGTTCGGGCGGCCGCTCGGGCGGTTCCAGGCCGTCCAGCAGATGCTCGCCGAGCTCGCCGGGGAGGCCACGGTCGCCGACGTCGCGGTGCGCGCCGCCGTCCGCGACCCCGGCGACCCGGTCGCGGTGGCCGCCGCCAAGGCGAACGCCTCGCGCGCGGCGGGCGCGGTCGCGGCGATCGCGCACCAGCTCCACGGCGCGCTCGGCGTCACCGAGGAGCACGTGCTGCACAAGGTCACGCTGCGGCTCGGGGCGTGGCGGGAGGAGTACGGCAGCGAGACCGCCTGGGCCGACGACCTGGGCGCCGCGGCCGCCGCCGCGCCCGACCCCTGGGCGTTCATCACGGGCCCGTGA
- a CDS encoding ABC transporter ATP-binding protein, protein MTVLDGTATTEGAISTLRRGLRLSPEFRAGLTGTLLLALVSTAGRVVVPVAVQQTIDKGIGRPGGPDIAFIRTAVLLCAAAVLVTAVCAYLMNVRLYRTSEGGLAGLRVKAFRHVHDLSMLTQSGERRGALVSRVTGDVDQISQFMQSGGLMFIVSIGQLLVASVLMLVYSWQLALLVWVAFLPLAFALRRFQRILSAAYYRVRERMGDLLAAVGESVVGAPVIRAYAAEERTGRRVDETVESYRSAQTRAQAMVALTFPVSELVAALATAAVVIAGTLLGIAGEVSAGKLVAFLFLVTLFVSPMQTATEVLNEAQNAIAGWRRVLGVLDTAPDVADPGEAGETLPRGPIEVRFESVGFAYPGGPTVLHGVDAEIAPRSRIAIVGQTGSGKTTFAKLLTRLMDPVSGRVLVDGVPLDRVRFSSLRERIVMVPQDGFLFDASLGDNIRYGRPDARDDDLVLALTELGLADWLDGLPRGLDTPVGQRGESLSAGERQLVALARAYIADPDLLVLDEATSAVDPATEVRIQRALDGVTRGRTAIAIAHRLSTAEAADEVIVFEAGRIVQRGPHAELVARPGVYADLHASWIAQRSL, encoded by the coding sequence ATGACGGTCCTTGACGGCACGGCGACCACCGAGGGCGCGATCAGCACGCTCAGGCGGGGGCTGCGGCTGAGCCCGGAGTTCCGCGCGGGGCTCACGGGCACGCTGCTGCTCGCGCTGGTGTCGACGGCGGGGCGGGTGGTGGTGCCCGTCGCCGTCCAGCAGACGATCGACAAGGGCATCGGGCGCCCCGGCGGCCCCGACATCGCCTTCATCCGGACGGCGGTGCTGCTGTGCGCGGCGGCCGTGCTGGTGACGGCGGTGTGCGCGTACCTGATGAACGTGCGGCTCTACAGGACGTCCGAGGGCGGCCTGGCGGGGCTGCGGGTGAAGGCGTTCCGGCACGTCCACGACCTGTCGATGCTCACCCAGAGCGGGGAGCGGCGGGGCGCGCTCGTGTCGCGGGTGACCGGCGACGTCGACCAGATCAGCCAGTTCATGCAGTCCGGCGGGCTGATGTTCATCGTCTCGATCGGGCAGCTGCTCGTGGCGAGCGTGCTGATGCTGGTCTACTCCTGGCAGCTGGCGCTGCTGGTGTGGGTGGCGTTCCTGCCGCTGGCGTTCGCGCTGCGGCGCTTCCAGCGGATCCTGTCGGCGGCCTACTACCGGGTGCGGGAGCGGATGGGCGACCTGCTGGCCGCGGTCGGCGAGTCGGTCGTGGGCGCCCCGGTGATCCGCGCGTACGCGGCGGAGGAGCGCACCGGCCGCCGGGTGGACGAGACCGTCGAGTCCTACCGGTCGGCGCAGACCCGGGCGCAGGCGATGGTCGCGCTGACCTTCCCGGTCAGCGAGCTGGTCGCCGCCCTGGCGACCGCAGCGGTCGTCATCGCCGGGACGCTGCTCGGCATCGCCGGCGAGGTGTCGGCCGGCAAGCTGGTCGCCTTCCTGTTCCTGGTGACGCTGTTCGTCAGCCCGATGCAGACGGCCACCGAGGTGCTGAACGAGGCGCAGAACGCGATCGCGGGCTGGCGGCGGGTGCTCGGCGTGCTGGACACCGCCCCGGACGTCGCCGACCCGGGCGAGGCGGGCGAGACGCTGCCGCGCGGCCCGATCGAGGTGCGGTTCGAGTCGGTCGGGTTCGCCTACCCGGGCGGCCCGACCGTGCTGCACGGCGTGGACGCCGAGATCGCGCCGCGCAGCCGGATCGCGATCGTCGGGCAGACGGGCTCCGGCAAGACGACCTTCGCCAAGCTCCTCACCCGGCTGATGGACCCGGTGTCGGGCCGGGTCCTGGTGGACGGCGTGCCGCTGGACCGGGTCCGGTTCTCCTCGCTGCGCGAGCGGATCGTCATGGTGCCGCAGGACGGGTTCCTGTTCGACGCGTCCCTCGGCGACAACATCCGGTACGGGCGGCCGGACGCCCGCGACGACGACCTCGTCCTCGCGCTCACCGAACTCGGCCTCGCCGACTGGCTGGACGGCCTGCCGCGGGGCCTGGACACCCCGGTCGGGCAGCGCGGCGAGTCGCTGTCGGCCGGCGAGCGGCAGCTCGTCGCGCTGGCCCGCGCCTACATCGCCGACCCCGACCTGCTCGTGCTGGACGAGGCGACCTCGGCCGTCGACCCGGCGACGGAGGTCCGCATCCAGCGGGCCCTGGACGGCGTCACCCGCGGCCGGACGGCGATCGCCATCGCGCACCGGCTGTCCACCGCCGAGGCGGCCGACGAGGTGATCGTCTTCGAGGCGGGGCGGATCGTCCAGCGCGGCCCGCACGCCGAGCTGGTGGCGCGTCCGGGGGTCTACGCCGACCTGCACGCCTCCTGGATCGCGCAGCGGTCGCTATGA
- a CDS encoding acyl-CoA dehydrogenase family protein, producing MARPSDLEPGAFPPQAAELRGQVRDFLARTPFTARCDSWLTGADPAFSRRLGERGWLGMTLPERYGGHGRSPLERFAVIEELLAAGAPVGAHWIADRQTGPSILAHGTEEQKNRFLPAIARGECFFAIGMSEPDSGSDLASVRTRAERDGDGWRLHGTKVWTSGAHLAHAILVLARSAPRGGDRHAGLTQFIVPLPDERVAVRPIRGLSGEHHFNEVVLDGVRVPDSMVLGRAGDGWRQVTAELAYERSGPERLLSTFLLIRLLHGRADGPAARRTLGRLTARLWALRQASLGVAGALDAGLTPDVPAALVKDLGTRFEREVIEAVREHAGVEPDPASPDPLARALAESVVQAPGFTLRGGSNEILRGIVARGLGVR from the coding sequence GTGGCCAGACCGTCCGACCTGGAGCCCGGAGCGTTCCCGCCGCAGGCCGCCGAGTTGCGCGGGCAGGTACGGGACTTCCTCGCGCGGACGCCGTTCACGGCCCGCTGCGACAGCTGGCTCACCGGCGCCGACCCCGCGTTCAGCCGGCGCCTCGGCGAGCGCGGCTGGCTCGGCATGACGCTGCCGGAGCGGTACGGCGGGCACGGCCGCTCCCCGCTGGAGCGGTTCGCGGTGATCGAGGAGCTGCTCGCCGCCGGGGCACCGGTCGGCGCGCACTGGATCGCCGACCGGCAGACCGGGCCGAGCATCCTCGCGCACGGCACCGAGGAGCAGAAGAACCGGTTCCTCCCGGCGATCGCGCGCGGCGAGTGCTTCTTCGCGATCGGGATGAGCGAGCCCGACTCCGGGTCGGACCTCGCGTCCGTCCGGACCCGCGCCGAGCGGGACGGGGACGGGTGGCGGCTGCACGGCACCAAGGTGTGGACGAGCGGCGCCCACCTCGCGCACGCGATCCTCGTCCTGGCCCGCAGCGCGCCGCGGGGCGGCGACCGGCACGCCGGGCTGACGCAGTTCATCGTCCCGCTGCCGGACGAGCGGGTGGCGGTCCGGCCGATCCGGGGGCTGTCCGGCGAGCACCACTTCAACGAGGTGGTCCTGGACGGCGTGCGCGTCCCCGACTCGATGGTGCTCGGCCGTGCCGGGGACGGCTGGCGGCAGGTCACCGCCGAGCTGGCCTACGAGCGCAGCGGCCCGGAGCGGCTGCTCAGCACGTTCCTGCTGATCCGGCTCCTGCACGGCCGCGCCGACGGCCCGGCGGCGCGCCGCACCCTCGGCCGGCTGACGGCGCGGCTGTGGGCGCTGCGGCAGGCGTCCCTCGGCGTCGCGGGCGCCCTGGACGCCGGGCTGACCCCGGACGTCCCCGCCGCCCTGGTGAAGGACCTCGGGACGCGGTTCGAGCGCGAGGTGATCGAAGCCGTGCGGGAGCACGCGGGCGTGGAGCCCGACCCCGCCTCCCCCGACCCGCTGGCCCGCGCGCTCGCGGAGTCGGTCGTCCAGGCGCCCGGCTTCACGCTGCGGGGCGGCAGCAACGAGATCCTGCGCGGCATCGTCGCGCGCGGCCTGGGAGTGCGCTGA
- the hisH gene encoding imidazole glycerol phosphate synthase subunit HisH has product MTRIVVLDYGSGNLRSAERAVARAGAEVTVTADWDAALNADGLVVPGVGAFAACMAGLRAVRGDQIIGRRLAGGRPVLGICVGMQILFTKGIEHGVTTEGCGEWPGTVDRLNAPVVPHMGWNTVDVPAGSVLFDGLADARFYFVHSYAARRWDLAPDPAGRIEPPLVTWAEHGDRFVAAVENGPLCAAQFHPEKSGDAGAQLLRNWLGTLG; this is encoded by the coding sequence GTGACCCGGATCGTCGTCCTCGACTACGGCTCGGGAAACCTGCGCTCGGCCGAGCGCGCCGTCGCCCGCGCCGGAGCGGAGGTGACGGTCACCGCCGACTGGGACGCCGCGCTGAACGCCGACGGCCTGGTCGTGCCGGGCGTCGGCGCGTTCGCCGCCTGCATGGCGGGGCTGCGCGCGGTCCGCGGCGACCAGATCATCGGCCGCCGCCTCGCGGGCGGGCGCCCCGTCCTCGGCATCTGCGTCGGCATGCAGATCCTGTTCACCAAGGGCATCGAGCACGGCGTCACCACCGAGGGCTGCGGCGAGTGGCCCGGCACGGTCGACCGGCTGAACGCGCCCGTCGTCCCGCACATGGGCTGGAACACCGTCGACGTCCCCGCGGGCTCGGTCCTGTTCGACGGGCTGGCGGACGCGCGGTTCTACTTCGTCCACTCCTACGCCGCCCGCCGCTGGGACCTGGCGCCCGACCCGGCCGGCCGCATCGAGCCGCCGCTGGTCACCTGGGCCGAGCACGGCGACCGCTTCGTCGCGGCGGTGGAGAACGGCCCGCTGTGCGCCGCCCAGTTCCACCCGGAGAAGTCCGGCGACGCCGGCGCCCAGCTGCTGCGCAACTGGCTCGGCACGCTCGGCTGA
- the priA gene encoding bifunctional 1-(5-phosphoribosyl)-5-((5-phosphoribosylamino)methylideneamino)imidazole-4-carboxamide isomerase/phosphoribosylanthranilate isomerase PriA: protein MTLTLLPAVDVADGQAVRLVQGEAGTETSYGAPLEAALAWQRAGAEWIHLVDLDAAFGRGSNRELLAEVTGRLDVKVELSGGIRDDASLEAALSTGCARVNIGTAALEDPEWCRKIIASHGDKIAVGLDVRGTTLAARGWTREGGDLWEVLARLEDDGCPRYVVTDVTKDGTLRGPNTELLREVCARTDKPVVASGGVSSLDDLRALAGLVPDGVEGAIVGKALYAQAFTLEEALEAVK, encoded by the coding sequence ATGACTTTGACGCTCCTTCCCGCGGTCGACGTCGCCGACGGCCAGGCGGTCCGCCTGGTCCAGGGCGAGGCCGGCACCGAGACCTCCTACGGCGCCCCGCTGGAGGCGGCGCTCGCCTGGCAGCGGGCGGGGGCGGAGTGGATCCATCTCGTCGACCTGGACGCGGCGTTCGGGCGCGGCTCCAACCGGGAGCTGCTCGCCGAGGTGACCGGGCGGCTGGACGTGAAGGTGGAGCTGTCCGGCGGCATCCGCGACGACGCGTCGCTGGAGGCCGCGCTGTCCACCGGGTGCGCCCGCGTCAACATCGGCACCGCCGCGCTGGAGGACCCGGAGTGGTGCCGCAAGATCATCGCCTCGCACGGCGACAAGATCGCGGTGGGGCTGGACGTGCGGGGCACGACGCTCGCGGCGCGCGGCTGGACGCGGGAGGGCGGCGACCTGTGGGAGGTCCTCGCCCGGCTGGAGGACGACGGCTGCCCCCGCTACGTCGTCACCGACGTCACCAAGGACGGCACGCTGCGCGGCCCCAACACCGAACTGCTCCGCGAGGTGTGCGCGCGGACCGACAAGCCCGTCGTCGCGTCCGGCGGCGTGTCCTCGCTCGACGACCTGCGGGCGCTGGCCGGCCTGGTGCCCGACGGCGTCGAGGGCGCGATCGTCGGCAAGGCGCTGTACGCGCAGGCGTTCACGCTGGAAGAGGCCCTGGAGGCCGTCAAGTGA
- a CDS encoding 1-hydroxy-2-methyl-2-butenyl 4-diphosphate reductase encodes MSTDSDPLAAAGAAEVPVVGPVVCAALRIEARAVRRGLTRTPVVVVGYRARRAARLPGACAALVTVGFGGALDERLRPGDVLVADEIRGPGGTAVPCSAPRLLAEELIQDGLSAQVGPLVTTDRVVHGRERAALAAQGARGVDMESAVVAARAGGLPVAALRVVVDGPRHPLWHPGTIGRGLAARRVLARTGPALERWSVLLVRGEDGAGA; translated from the coding sequence GTGAGCACCGACAGTGACCCGCTCGCCGCCGCCGGGGCCGCCGAGGTCCCGGTCGTCGGCCCGGTCGTGTGCGCCGCGCTGCGGATCGAGGCGCGCGCCGTGCGGCGCGGCCTCACCCGGACACCGGTCGTGGTCGTCGGCTACCGGGCCCGCCGCGCGGCCCGGCTGCCGGGCGCCTGCGCCGCCCTCGTCACCGTCGGCTTCGGCGGCGCGCTCGACGAGCGGCTGCGGCCGGGCGACGTCCTCGTCGCCGACGAGATCCGCGGGCCCGGCGGCACGGCGGTGCCGTGCAGCGCGCCCCGGCTGCTCGCGGAGGAGCTGATCCAGGACGGGCTGAGCGCCCAGGTCGGGCCGCTGGTCACCACCGACCGCGTCGTGCACGGGCGGGAACGGGCCGCCTTGGCCGCGCAGGGCGCGCGCGGAGTCGACATGGAGTCGGCCGTCGTCGCCGCGCGGGCCGGCGGGCTGCCGGTCGCCGCGCTGCGCGTCGTCGTGGACGGCCCCCGCCACCCGCTGTGGCATCCGGGCACGATCGGCCGCGGGCTGGCCGCGCGGCGCGTCCTGGCCCGCACGGGGCCCGCGCTGGAGCGCTGGAGCGTCCTGCTGGTCCGCGGCGAGGACGGCGCCGGGGCGTGA
- a CDS encoding CocE/NonD family hydrolase — protein sequence MAPWDRLPAPSLRLPHPRGLLRYTVERDLPVTMPDGVTLLADRYVPTGVERPPTILVRTPYGRRGPAALANGLPFVPFGFQLVVQSARGTSGSGGEFDPLGSERDDGLVTVEWLKRQPWFHGSFATYGASYLGYSAWSIAAEAGPALKAMSLQITASSFRDAAYVGGSFALESTLSWTDLTHRQQQRLGMLTAPLTARRRALRAARSGRPLAELDVLAGGEPMRFYQDLLANHGASGRYWDRRDFSGTVGQVAAPVTLLGGWYDVFLPWQLKDYLALRAAGHAPYLTIGPWWHTDARHGLPGIRESLAWFRAHLQGDPSGLRADPVRLYVTGAREWRHYRDWPPPGTRQARWHLHAGPPHGLGEDGPQDHPPSTYTFDPADPTPALGGPTLLGSSRPVDNRPLERRPDVLVFTSPALTADLDVIGPVGADLFVRSDREHTDFVVRLCDVAPDGTSRNVCEGGLRLPAAAEKPVGTHGVRRIAVDLWPTGHRFPRGHRVRVHITSGAHPKVAANPGTGAPLATTATRMLKAHQELFHDPDHPSAIILPIPTHSPEVTAPAPTDNT from the coding sequence ATGGCGCCCTGGGACCGACTGCCCGCCCCATCCCTCAGGCTGCCGCACCCGCGCGGACTGCTGCGCTACACCGTCGAGCGCGACCTTCCGGTGACCATGCCGGACGGCGTGACGCTGCTCGCCGACCGGTACGTCCCCACCGGCGTGGAGCGCCCGCCCACCATCCTGGTGCGGACGCCCTACGGGCGGCGCGGGCCCGCCGCCCTCGCCAACGGGCTGCCGTTCGTCCCGTTCGGTTTCCAGCTGGTCGTGCAGAGCGCGCGCGGGACGTCCGGGTCGGGCGGCGAGTTCGACCCGCTCGGCAGCGAGCGCGACGACGGCCTGGTCACGGTCGAGTGGCTGAAGCGGCAGCCCTGGTTCCACGGCTCGTTCGCCACCTACGGCGCCAGCTACCTCGGCTACTCGGCCTGGTCGATCGCCGCCGAGGCGGGCCCGGCGCTGAAGGCGATGTCGCTGCAGATCACGGCGTCGTCCTTCCGGGACGCCGCCTACGTCGGCGGGTCGTTCGCACTGGAGTCCACGCTCAGCTGGACCGACCTCACCCACCGGCAGCAGCAGCGGCTCGGCATGCTGACCGCGCCGCTGACGGCCCGGCGCCGCGCCCTGCGCGCCGCCCGCTCCGGCCGCCCCCTCGCCGAGCTGGACGTACTGGCGGGCGGCGAGCCCATGCGCTTCTACCAGGACCTCCTCGCCAACCACGGCGCCTCCGGCCGCTACTGGGACCGCCGCGACTTCAGCGGCACCGTCGGGCAGGTCGCCGCGCCCGTCACCCTCCTCGGCGGCTGGTACGACGTGTTCCTGCCCTGGCAGCTCAAGGACTACCTGGCGCTGCGCGCCGCCGGGCACGCCCCGTACCTGACCATCGGGCCGTGGTGGCACACCGACGCCCGGCACGGCCTGCCCGGCATCCGCGAGTCGCTCGCCTGGTTCCGCGCGCACCTCCAGGGCGACCCGTCCGGGCTGCGGGCCGACCCCGTCCGGCTCTACGTCACCGGCGCCCGCGAATGGCGGCACTACCGCGACTGGCCGCCGCCGGGCACCCGCCAGGCCCGCTGGCACCTGCACGCCGGCCCGCCGCACGGCCTCGGCGAGGACGGCCCCCAGGACCATCCGCCGAGCACCTACACCTTCGACCCGGCCGACCCCACGCCGGCGCTCGGCGGCCCCACCCTGCTCGGCAGTTCCCGCCCGGTCGACAACCGGCCGCTGGAGCGGCGCCCGGACGTCCTGGTGTTCACCTCCCCCGCCCTCACCGCCGACCTCGACGTGATCGGCCCGGTCGGCGCCGACCTGTTCGTCCGCTCCGACCGCGAGCACACCGACTTCGTCGTCCGGCTCTGCGACGTCGCGCCGGACGGGACGTCCCGCAACGTCTGCGAGGGCGGCCTGCGGCTCCCCGCGGCGGCCGAGAAGCCCGTCGGAACCCACGGCGTCCGCCGCATCGCCGTCGACCTGTGGCCCACCGGCCACCGGTTCCCGCGCGGCCACCGCGTCCGCGTGCACATCACCAGCGGCGCCCACCCCAAGGTCGCCGCCAACCCCGGCACCGGCGCCCCCTTGGCGACCACCGCGACCCGCATGCTCAAAGCACACCAGGAACTCTTCCACGACCCGGACCACCCGTCCGCGATCATCCTCCCCATCCCTACCCACTCCCCCGAAGTAACCGCCCCCGCCCCCACGGACAACACCTGA
- a CDS encoding winged helix DNA-binding domain-containing protein, whose protein sequence is MRSMTTAERRARLALRHRLAHEARTDDVPGIARSMVVLHATDPATVFLSVAARSVEAAPGAVERALYDDRTLLRMLAMRRTMFVAPTELVPVLQASTANGLAVKQRATYTRMIERGSDIADVPAFFAETAEAAHKALLARGAATGAQLSAEVPALRTQVDPAPGKSYSRPTGVTTWILVTLGCEGRIVRGRPNGSWTSSQYRWAPVEEWLPGGIAQVPAAEARAELVRRWLRAFGPAPAADLKWWTGWNAGDVKKALAALEVTEVALDGGGTGLVLSDDLEPAAAPEPWAALLPALDPTPMGWQERGWFLGGHGPALFDRNGNIGPSIWWDGRIVGGWAQRADGEIAVRLLEDVGAGAAAAIEREAARLAGWYGEVRAVPRFRTPLERELTS, encoded by the coding sequence ATGCGTTCGATGACGACGGCGGAGCGGCGGGCCCGGCTCGCGCTCCGCCACCGGCTCGCCCACGAGGCCCGCACCGACGACGTCCCCGGCATCGCCCGGTCCATGGTGGTGCTGCACGCCACCGATCCGGCCACGGTGTTCCTGTCGGTCGCGGCCCGCAGCGTCGAGGCCGCCCCGGGCGCGGTGGAGCGGGCCCTGTACGACGACCGCACGCTGCTGCGGATGCTCGCCATGCGCCGGACGATGTTCGTCGCGCCCACCGAGCTGGTGCCGGTGCTGCAGGCGTCCACGGCGAACGGGCTGGCCGTCAAACAGCGCGCCACCTATACGCGGATGATCGAGCGCGGCAGCGACATCGCCGACGTCCCGGCCTTCTTCGCCGAGACCGCGGAGGCCGCGCACAAGGCGCTGCTCGCGCGCGGCGCGGCCACCGGCGCCCAGCTCAGCGCCGAGGTCCCGGCGCTGCGCACGCAGGTCGACCCGGCGCCCGGCAAGTCCTACTCGCGGCCGACGGGCGTCACCACCTGGATCCTCGTCACGCTCGGCTGCGAGGGCCGCATCGTGCGCGGCCGCCCGAACGGGTCGTGGACCAGCAGCCAGTACCGGTGGGCGCCCGTCGAGGAGTGGCTGCCCGGCGGCATCGCGCAGGTCCCCGCCGCCGAGGCCCGCGCGGAGCTGGTCCGCCGCTGGCTGCGCGCGTTCGGCCCGGCCCCGGCCGCCGACCTGAAGTGGTGGACGGGCTGGAACGCCGGCGATGTGAAGAAGGCCCTCGCGGCGCTGGAGGTCACCGAGGTCGCGCTCGACGGCGGCGGCACCGGCCTCGTCCTGTCCGACGACCTGGAGCCGGCGGCGGCGCCGGAGCCGTGGGCGGCGCTGCTGCCCGCGCTCGACCCGACGCCGATGGGCTGGCAGGAGCGCGGCTGGTTCCTCGGCGGCCACGGCCCCGCGCTGTTCGACCGCAACGGCAACATCGGCCCGTCCATCTGGTGGGACGGCCGGATCGTGGGCGGCTGGGCGCAGCGCGCGGACGGCGAGATCGCGGTCCGCCTCCTGGAGGACGTGGGCGCCGGCGCGGCGGCGGCGATCGAGCGGGAGGCGGCACGCCTGGCCGGCTGGTACGGCGAGGTGCGCGCCGTCCCCCGCTTCCGCACTCCGCTGGAGCGCGAGCTCACGTCCTGA